A genomic region of Diachasmimorpha longicaudata isolate KC_UGA_2023 chromosome 17, iyDiaLong2, whole genome shotgun sequence contains the following coding sequences:
- the LOC135170575 gene encoding uncharacterized protein LOC135170575 — translation MSESQPNSASPVPTTVPTMVTIQPPPPCRMLRSPSHESVTTDLSLFSVSSITSEAKGANRLVGFKSYSDVQLAGRGPSPNPDTRENQSSRPADIPEILWFEEENELIRSCGALSSALGLQKSFSTTDVFQLSSPEVTGSHGLRSAVSALALDSAHRNGLLLEQARLDHASRSCSTWVAVGDVASTSQLPSPHGGTAQQQLSTPHPQSIPFTAADLVRSVNKKVRQNYIRRRLLTTYRALERLSQSEFNLDRLEAAASAAQSSPGATLIVPGTASTLPGSSIPLRKPRDHPLTVNDVERERGKQLTKYERNMMIFNWLHNLDDTQCEEKRSE, via the exons ATGTCTGAATCACAACCTAATTCAGCATCTCCAGTTCCTACAACTGTTCCAACAATGGTAACGATTCAACCCCCACCACCCTGTCGTATGCTGCGATCTCCAAGTCACGAGAGTGTCACGACAGATCTATCCTTGTTCAGTGTGTCATCAATAACCAGTGAAGCCAAAGGGGCAAATCGTCTTGTAGGTTTCAAATCATACAGCGATGTCCAGCTGGCTGGTCGTGGACCATCACCAAACCCAGATACTCGTGAGAATCAAAGCAGCAG ACCAGCTGACATACCAGAAATCCTCTGGTTCGAGGAGGAGAATGAACTCATCCGCAGTTGTGGTGCGCTGTCATCAGCTCTCGGCCTTCAGAAAAGCTTCAGCACCACCGATGTCTTTCAACTATCATCACCCGAAGTCACCGGTTCCCATGGCCTTCGATCAGCGGTCTCCGCATTGGCCCTAGACTCAGCACATCGTAATGGATTATTACTGGAGCAAGCTAGACTAGATCATGCATCAAGATCTTGCAGTACCTGGGTGGCTGTTGGTGATGTCGCCAGTACATCACAGCTACCAAGTCCACATGGTGGTACTGCACAACAACAGTTATCTACCCCTCACCCACAATCAATACCCTTCACCGCTGCTGACCTTGTGAGGTCGGTTAATAAAAAGGTCCGACAGAATTACATTCGCCGCAG GCTATTAACAACTTACCGCGCACTGGAGCGCCTGTCCCAGAGTGAATTCAATCTTGATAGGCTTGAAGCTGCAGCATCAGCTGCTCAATCCTCACCTGGAGCAACTCTGATTGTACCTGGTACAGCATCAACACTACCAGGATCATCAATACCATTGCGCAAGCCACGTGATCATCCGTTGACGGTGAACGATGTGGAAAGAGAGCGTGGAAAACAGTTGACGAAGTATGAAAGGAACATGATGATCTTCAATTGGCTCCACAATCTTGATGACACACAATGTGAGGAGAAACGATCGGAGTGA